CGGAGGAGGGGTCGTCGGCGGCCAAGTGCGTGAAGGAGTGGAGCACTTGGGCGATGAAGAAGGCCAAGGTGATCACCCACTACGGCTTCATCCCCCTCATCATCGTCATCGGTATGAACTCCGAGCCCAAACCCCAGCTCTATCAGCTCCTCAGCCCCGTCTAACGTCTCCCCCTCGAACATCGGCAAGTTTTGCATTACGGGTGTACTGCTTGAATTGGTTTTATCTTCACTATCTCTCTGAGACGTGATAATCGATTTAAAGCTTATATGTAGGCTTACCGCATAGTCCATCCGTTTCTACTCATGTGGTATATTGGAGCTTTTGACCTTGATTTGATGGTACAATCTTCTGTGCTTCTCCATTAGGAGATGCGTTTAGTATATGAACTTGTGCTTTCTTTTCAATAAATTGTTGATTCGTAGATCTGGTCCGCCTTGAAGTCTACTGCCCAAAGTTTAACTAGGTTTTGCCTGAACTGCGCTCTTGAAATGCAGAAACGAACCCGTGAATTAGATGACATTTGATCTGCCAATTAGGTAGTTGGTACTTGAGTGCTATCGCATAGAAAGAATCTTAGTATAGTTCAATAAGTTCTTGAGTGTCTTCAAGACTCTAAGTTGCTCAAAAGACGCTCACAACATTTGGATGTGATTGTTAAATAGTATAGGTTATTATTGTGACACATGAGGGGCCATGAGTTGGGTATGATTAAATTTTTGTTTGATGGAGCATGGAGAAGTGATGGAAGGAAGGTCTTAAAATTTCATCTTGGAAGAACTGATGCTGAGTGTGTATACGATCATCtggtaaatattttattatgaatatGTGCTTGTTTTGCAAATTATAAACTCAAACGTAGATGCATATGTGGATATACAAATGTTGTTGGgttttcttcctttctatgtAGGATATGTCAACCTCTTGGCTTGCATTGGAAATGGTTGAATTGAAGGATCCATCAACgaaattttttgatgatgacatcctaatcatactATAATTTTCTTTAGCATCTCTTTCTGGTTAGAAGAAATATTGAatggaaaaggaagagaaaacttGTTACTTTAATGTCAGTGAAAAAGTTAAGGCTGTTTTGTTAGAAGTTATGAGGTTCCTTATCAAACCTTTCAAGGAGGCATGCTTAAATGGTATTCCTATCAATCCGAGGATTAGCTGGTCaattactagtgagaattttaggATTCTAGTGAAGTTCAAGCAAAGCAGATTTGCAAATAAGATTGACATTCTGATCGCTAATGGTTTAGATTTCTAGATTTCAAGAGAAAGTTACCAGATGGGTGCTTGGGAAGTCTACAAGGTCATACGATCTGCGATAATTAAACTGGTAGACCAAAGGTTTTGTTCTTGCCGCAAGCATGAATGTCGCTAAGTGGATATTGTTTTGCCTGAGGCATGTTAAGGGTTAAGGATTATTCATCTGGCTTATGTTGTGTAAAACAAAAAGACTTGACTGCTAGAAAGGCCTTTTGTGGATTTCTTGGCCTCCTTTATCTGACTGTATTGAGTAGTTTTGTTTTCAGGTCATTCTTGCATGTTCACGTTATTGGTATGTGGTGTGTTCTGTTGGGGGTGGGATCATATAAAAGAGCTACCAGTTCTAGAATACAAATTTCTTTGGGCATCATTCCTTGTATCTTTTGGGTCATCGATTTTTAGGATCAGATGATAATATTTGATATTAAGAGAAGAGCAGGAAATATTGATAGGCATGCATAGTTTTGGCGTTGAGATTCCAAGAAGTTTACTGTTATGTTATCTTATCCCTCCTGTCATATCTACCAATAATGTTGGATGTTGACTCGGTTCATGTGTGAAAAAAGAAATTAGGCTTCTGGACATTGACAGATTTGGATTTCAGGATCGATTTTTCTGTATCGTGGGTGTTGTTGACTTCTGATGCTTTTTTGCAATATCTTTTGATGGTGTGTTGATGACACACTCCACGCTGTtgtccgaagaagaagaagaagaagaagcaactcCATGGAGAAGGGAAAAGCCAATCGCTGGAAGGCGGAGGACACGGTCGAGGGGACGTTCAAGATGGAAACGATCGGCCGCTCAGCGGTGGTCTGGCGAAAGGGGACGTGTACTCGCTCGGTTGGTTCCGCTGACCCCCGTGAGAATACGACAGCAGAGAATAAGCAATGCGGGGCTGACTTATATGTGGTAAGCTCACGGGGATAATATGCGGACGTCGATACTTCGTATGacggattaaaaaaaattatagtagtATATGATTCTTTTGGAAAAGGAAAATATCAGGGGGTTGAATGCACTGAAGGTTTCATCCGCGTTACAGAAAGAAAGGAGAGACCAGATGTTCTTCCATAGCGAGGGAATACAAGTGAGGTAGGAAATCTTAAGAGATTGCATCAGAGATTTGATATCCAAGATGATTCCCCAAGGAATCTTCTGAGAACCGTTCACATAATGAATTAGTAGTAGCATACGATTTAGCCGTGGCGTAAGAAAGGATTTTGTCTATTTCATTTCGTCTAATATTTTACTTAGGATTTAATTCGCTTTAAATAATCAATACGAAAAAGAAAATGCTGCACACCCTCACCAATTAGTGGATGTTTCGATTATATTTGATAATCTTCGTTGAAGGCGATGGTGGTAAGCCACACGCTTCCCATTCGACAACCAGGAAGGAAAACAAGGAAGAAAGAAGGTTTTGAACCATTAACCTGAGGCAAGTCTTTGATCTGCTGTTCACAAATCCTTGGTGATTGATCTGATAGGCGGGTCTGTGGAAAGTGATCGCTGGTGAAGcctcaaaaataaatatttgattgGTGTAACAAAAAATGCACATAGGCCATCAatgatattcttataattatgaaaataaaataaccaACTTTATTTACCCtaatatcatcgattttatcaatcgaaacataaaaatgatatgtAAAAAAATAATGTTAATGTCTCAATTATGTTTTTTATGGTGACGGATGACGGTAATACCACTGGGAGCCACGGATAACTGTTGTGAATGAGAAAAAAAAGCGACGACGAGAGATGAAATAAAAAGAGATGAGTAAGAAAACGACATAGATGTCGACGCTCTACATATGTATCGATATTACTTGGTAATTGTATCGTAACATCGACGTAGATGCAGAACGATGTCGCTCTACATCTATGTCGACATCGATGTATATGTCCAACGATCCTTTTGTCGTTTGCATCTACATTAACGTCGCTCAAATACAAAGCGGCATTAGCATTGACATCAGCGTCGATGCAAATACAAAGCGACGCCACTCTTTCCTGCATTGTTGTTGATGCCAACGCAAATATAGAGTGACGCCACTCTGCATATATATCTATGTCGATGCAGATACCAAGTGATCCTAACGTCGATGTAAATACCGAGTGATCCTTTTGTCGCTCTATATTTGTATTGGTACCAACACAATTATCGAGCATCAACATATGCATCATCCTCTTTCTCCTTTCCCTTTGCCTCACCTCTCGTTGTTACTCTTCCTCTTCATTCACAACAACTACTCACGACCCCCAACAACATCACTATCTACCACTATCGAAAACGTAATTGAGACATTACAATTATTATTTTGCTCATCATTTTCATACTTCCATCAGTAAAATcaagaataaataaaattagatatttcactttgataactatagatattttaatataaaatttttaactcCAGAAATTAATATACTAAACAAATCTAACtataaagaataatatataaGTAACCCCTCTTTGTACCATCACATTCACATGCTGCTCCAGCTGTGAACAACTCTCGCTTGTTATCCGCAAGTAGCATAGCAATTCTAAGTCGAGGAATCTTCAGCCAGGCCGACATGTTAACAGTcataagatctctctctctctctctctctgcatataTATGTCCACATGAAAACCACCTCCTGTTCCAATAGGTTTCGCAAACACCAAATGCCCCAATTCACCAGAACTTGTTAAGGATGACATGCAGGAAATAAGACCACGAATGGCTACACTGGTTACAGGAATAAGCTGTATACATCTAAATGTTACATTGGGTTTCAGATGGACTAGAAATATGAGAGCCAATGGCTGGGCAAAGAAAGAAACATTGGGTATGCATGTAAGAGGAAGAAAGTTGGGGTCCGGTACATATATACACATTTTTTATGTCAAAAGCCACTAGAATTAAGTTTAAAAAACAGTTGACGTATGCACCAAATTGCTGGTTAGGGTAGTCTTTGGACTCATGACAAACAGCAACCTGCACGAGAAAGGGAAATATCAAATTGGTGGCGAAAACTTGCTCAGATGGAAACAAGGAAGGCAGTCGAAATTACAAATCACAATAATTACTTGAACTCCTATCCTACCAAATTCTGTGGTTGCTGATACTGAAGTTGCATTTGAAGCGACTCTGGAAATGATAAGAGTTATAGTTCAAGTGACTGATGTAAGTGCTTAATCTAAGCTATCCTATTAAACCAGCGGTAATCCCATACTTCTAAGAAGGGATGACAGATTAGTGACAAACAGGAAACGATGCTAAGAAAAAATAACCTTATCAGTTCTCTTTTGGCATGACGCCTTAGGATCTGGCTAAGAAGCGATAAAATCGATGTATTTTTGCATCATGTACTTGTGAAGGTTGCACTTGATCACCAAAGATGGTCCCTCCACATGAACATCGCCTTTTCTTTTTCACTCGGAACAAGAAATCTTCAGTGTCTAGCACATAAGACACCTGAGAAGAAAACAATAAAATTATGTAAGATATACACAACTTACAAATCCAGAATTGAGCAAGGACTGGGACTTCTAGTAGAACTTTCAATCAAGCACCTTAGAAGAACTGCAAGATATCTTGCATTCTAAACCATTGATAACTTGAAACCCATTCATTGCCTTGCAAGTAGCAGAGTACTCATCAGCACCTCCATTTTTGCGTTTATTCCTACCGATCGTCAGCCATTTAAAACATTGAGTTCTGGAAGAACATATAATAAACCACCATGATCCTTACCTTCCAAGGAAGACGCCTTGTACTCCTTTCCTATCTGAGACACTTGACAAAAGATCATTGTATAGATATGCCGAAAAGTTGGGATCTATTGAGATAGCAGTGAGTTCGGGCTTTTCATGTCCATATTCCATGAGCTGAATTGATAGTCGGGCCACATGTGAAGACTGAGAAACCTGAAAAAGCCAAAATATTTGAGGACAGATAAACTATTTCAAATATCCATATTTCGTAAGTGTTTAATTACAGATATTACACTCAACAGGGTGGAATGATGGGAAAAAGGTCCATGTAGCAGACCCTGATTAGTTGGGACATTTATGACCTATTGCTGCATATTCTGTAAGTGCTAATCTATTTCTGCTCAGATATTTGAAACAGGACTTCCCTATTACATTTTTCTAATTGCATACCCCTTTTGGCCTGCTAAAGCAAGATCAATATATGGAATACTACAAAAAGTAGCTTCTAGTACTGACTCTTAGCAGCAATTCCTTGGCAATCAACTGTCCGATGGTGAATCCACATCAGAAAGACATGAATGATGCAACTGGAAATTTATTTCCCTAAACATGCAAGGGAGGAGGAAAGAAGATTGGGAAACTCACACATTCAAATCTGTATATGCTCTCATCATGTAAAAGCACTCGAGCATTCTCGTGATAAACTATATCAAAAGATCCGCCAGCTAGCCTTGATTTTTCATAAGAGTAGAGTTGGAGAATCTTATTATCCATCTCATCTGAGGCTATTGCTTGAAGCTAAAAAATTAAAGGTAAGTGCATGCTTACGGAAATAGGAGGATACAATTCTTCATGAACCATCTAATAGTTTATGTCCATAACTACCTGTTTAACAACTTTATAGATTAGCTTGTCCAATGTAAATAGTACGTAGGACTGAGTTCCAATTATAGCACGGCAATCATCTTCAAACTTCATATTGTCAGCAGAACCATCAAGTAGATTGTATAAAGCACTCATAAACCTGCAAAGTCATATTAGAGACTTTCACACATGGGAATACACAAAAAGGGAGATAAAAGGTCGGAGACATAATTGTCATTAAATGGTACTTGGCATATAAATCAGGAGGGCTTGTATCTTTGAAGCTTCTCTGTTTCTTTTCGGCAGCTAATGAATTTGTCTTGGCTGAGAGTATCCTTTCATACAAAGCCTGCAAAGAATATAACAAAGCTATAAACTACTTTTTTAAATATGGTCCAAAATTAACcaaatgggaaaaaaaaaaaacaactgacCTGATGGAGCCGTAACAGCACATAGAAGGAATCATTTCCATAGAAGACACGGGAAGAACTATCTTTTTTATCATGTAATGCTGCAGGCACGTGCCTTGCCAGAGGTTTCACTGTGTGAAGAAAACGTTCTGAGAAAGGTAATGACATAATTTCCCCTTCAACGTCCTGCACATCAGTCATTCCTTCAGCCTCACCCTCACTTTCAGCCTTTGCATCCTGATCATCATGCACAACATCATCTTCTTCCTGCTCATGAACATCATGGGAGCATTCCTCACCATTACCAGATTCACTGACAGAAACATCCTCACCAGCCTCCGATGCATTTTCACTCACCTCTGTAGACCGTTGAGCACTTTCTTcaccctcatcatcatcatcagcatcatTCTCTCCTGCAGCCTCACCACAGGAAACCTCAACTTCTCCAGGTTTGATTTGGTACTGTGTGCTGGCACAATTATCCCCCCCTTTAGGAGCTACACTTATAGCAGCATCTTCAAAAGCCGCAAAATTATCCTCTTCAGTATCTCCATTCGGCGACAATTCACCTTCTTCTCTTTCAACCTTGAGGTTGTTAAGGCAAGTGGAACCTTCATTAGGTCCGTCACCTTTGTTGCATTCAGCAGTGCCACCACAATTCACCGATATAATTGACCTTCCAGTTTGTCCAACCTGGATAGACATCAAGTTTTAGATGAGATTGTCAATTCTAagataaaacataaaaattttcttAAAGGGCAAACAGCAATTGGGTTcgtgtatgcatgtatatatatatatatatatatatatatatatatatatatatatatatatatatatatatatatatatatatatatataatagtcctTGAACCTGTAGCCCTTGAACATTAATCATAAGCCATGTACCTGAGCTGGAAAACTCAAAACAAAACTTGCAAATTTATACCTCTAAATAAGCTCGAGGTTCAACCAGCATCTCTGTTCCACAGTGGCTGGTCTGTAAAGATGCACCACCAACCCCTTCCAAAGAAAGTAAAAGAAGTAAGCTTAAGGGGAAACAAAACGGTTATGAgtgtaaattaaatttaaaaaaactgTAGCCCTTGAACCTGATACAGTCTCCAGGTTTGTTCTACTGTGACTTTCTTCAGCTCTGCCAACAAAAGAAGTGTTATCTGACAAATGTTCTGCAGACACATTTTGCACAGTTATTCCAGAGCTTTCATCAGCCTTGGGAGCACTACCCTGTACCCTTCTCTGAAGTGGATTGTTACAAAGATTTCCAACACGATGACTGGCTCGACCCACATCATGAAAACAATTCCCAGCAACTGTTGTGTCTCCATTTGCTAACTTGGTCCTGCATGAAGCCACTTGTTCAGATTGAATATTCTCACCACCATTACTTTGCTTGGTAGCACCTGTGCCATCAGCATCAGGACTCCCATTGCTTTTAACCAAACCAGCAATACTGGATTTGCCAGAATGACTATTAGGTTTTACATCTCGCATGCCTTCTGCACCTCGGTTTTGAGGTTGAAAACCCATTAGGGGCTCCAGAAATGTAGTCCAAAACTTAATGACTTTGTCCACCTGATCCAAAGATGTGCAAACTTCTCCACATGAATATCTAATGATCCGATATAGATCctcatggatatctagatctatataCTCAAATTCCATATTGGGAACTATAGGCTGCCTATTTTTGGCTGCAATGGAAAGAACAATGTCATCTTCCTTCTTCATCTTGTCATTAATTTCTTTAATCTCAGCCAGCAAAGCTGCTCAGACAACATATGCAAGATATTATACAGGGCTACATCAATAGAATGAATTATAAAACCCAAATTTAGAACTTATcaccttaaaaaaaatatttttatattataccaAAACAGTTATTAAAAGATAACATACATACCTTTTGTGCTCAAGCTCTTTGCATCCTGTTGCTTGAAATAGAAACTACGGTGGTCAAGTGATTTGTGATAGTTCTTAGCATATATTTCTGCCCAAACTTTATTAAAATCTGAACGGCACCTAGTCCAttcctcttgcttttgcttcAGGCGTGTTAGTATGACTGGCAATGAAAGACTAGAATTCTTGCGAAGTACATCCATGACATCAAGACCATGGTCTCCATATAATCGTTCAATGCATCTCGAATTCAAAGCTATTTGAGGAGAGAAACAAACAAGAAAATCCAAAACAAAGTGATTAAAAGCAGAAAATTCAGAACAACATAACTATATGTTGAAAGAAACCTAATACACTTGACAAGAAATACGTCATCAATTAAATATCAAATATACTAACAAGTAAGAGTGTCTTCAATGTGAATTGGATTCTCTGATTTTACTGGGTCTTGCATCATCTCTAGCAATTCCTCCACTTGTTTAGTTGTCGCATTCACCGATTCCAACAACATATCCAGCTCAAATCTGAAAACATCTCATGGAGAAAATGGAAGTCATTGATAGGTGACGTAGTCGTTAACTATCACAAGACTGGTATGAAGTAAACCAGCTGAAATAAAGAACAATATACAGTAAAATAGCAAATCATCAACAAACATTTGGTAAAAAGCATTCTTGTCATGAATGACTGAACTCTTGTCTATCAATATTTGGCTGCGAAAGAAGGGACAATAGATTTGAAGTGTCTAAGCTAGTACCTATCATCTTCGCATCTAAATAAGCTTTCTTCATATTGGTTTTTGCGCATGTGCTTAAAAGAGTAGTCCTCACTTCCTGAAGTCACTGATACCCATACATCATTTAATACTGACTCTCCAAGTTCAGTCCTTTGGCTAGCAGGAGGTATTGAATACTGACAAGCAACAATCAAAACAATGAACATGAAAAGTGAAGACAAGTGAAACATATAAAattgcaaaagaaaaataaagtgcAACAATTACATTTTTTGGCAGAAGACAGTAACTTGGGCTACAACGTTGACAATTTGAAAGGTCAAGCTCTGAAATAGGTTTccataaattatatttttctttgtttgaAATTAAAGGAGCCTTGTGAGCGGCACCTTTATCACCTCTTTCTCTTTCAAAGTTTCTCTCTCTTTCAAGATCTTTCTCCCGATCATTTATTTCATGGTCCCTTTCTCTGTCTCTATCCTCTATCTTAATCGGCGTAGCCATGTGTCCTTCATTGCACAGGAATTCTGTTAGTATTAAGCAACAACATACTATTTAATGAACTGAACagaaatcatatatttaaaattcTTGAACTTCTTAAGTAGACAGAGAACAGCTTTCTTCTCCAGAAAAAAGAAGTCAACCAACTTTAACTACAAACATAAGGGAGAAATAAGTTCTGCAGACATACTTTTGTTGATTACACCTTTAAGAAATCCATCTGCAGAAAAGGTTTCATTTAGAAAACTATGAAGGCCTACAATGACtaacaatatcataaaaaaacatGTAAAAAATAGATGGACTCCCAACAACAGGAAGATGTATAAACCCACCTATATTCTCACAATGGGCCAAAAATTCATTGAAACCTTCCATGAGATCTGGA
This Musa acuminata AAA Group cultivar baxijiao chromosome BXJ1-2, Cavendish_Baxijiao_AAA, whole genome shotgun sequence DNA region includes the following protein-coding sequences:
- the LOC103975938 gene encoding paired amphipathic helix protein Sin3-like 3 isoform X8 gives rise to the protein MRFFSPIISIYAVLDFGGPSCLRYKRSWQTHMAPAAAAGSTSKLTTNDALAYLKAVKDIFHDKREKYDEFLEVMKDFKSQRIDTNGVIMRVKELFKGHRDLILGFNTFLPKGYEIKLPEEKKPVEFEEAIVFVNKIKSRFQNDEHVYKSFLDILNMYRRENKPIREVYEEVAALFQNHQDLLEEFTHFLPDASATYAPHLGYPDRSFAHRDERSPVMPLAREDKREKAYTSHANRDLSIDRLDMEHDSQRRHAEKEKDRKEDRDKRYHERDEKELEHDSGDLDNEQCRRKLPSRRVDDPTAEPMHQGGNIAMNSISASQFDDKNALKSVYTREFNFCEKVKEKLHRDTYQEFLQCLHIYSKEIINRTELKNLVSDILGKYPDLMEGFNEFLAHCENIDGFLKGVINKKFLCNEGHMATPIKIEDRDRERDHEINDREKDLERERNFERERGDKGAAHKAPLISNKEKYNLWKPISELDLSNCQRCSPSYCLLPKNYSIPPASQRTELGESVLNDVWVSVTSGSEDYSFKHMRKNQYEESLFRCEDDRFELDMLLESVNATTKQVEELLEMMQDPVKSENPIHIEDTLTSLNSRCIERLYGDHGLDVMDVLRKNSSLSLPVILTRLKQKQEEWTRCRSDFNKVWAEIYAKNYHKSLDHRSFYFKQQDAKSLSTKALLAEIKEINDKMKKEDDIVLSIAAKNRQPIVPNMEFEYIDLDIHEDLYRIIRYSCGEVCTSLDQVDKVIKFWTTFLEPLMGFQPQNRGAEGMRDVKPNSHSGKSSIAGLVKSNGSPDADGTGATKQSNGGENIQSEQVASCRTKLANGDTTVAGNCFHDVGRASHRVGNLCNNPLQRRVQGSAPKADESSGITVQNVSAEHLSDNTSFVGRAEESHSRTNLETVSGVGGASLQTSHCGTEMLVEPRAYLEVGQTGRSIISVNCGGTAECNKGDGPNEGSTCLNNLKVEREEGELSPNGDTEEDNFAAFEDAAISVAPKGGDNCASTQYQIKPGEVEVSCGEAAGENDADDDDEGEESAQRSTEVSENASEAGEDVSVSESGNGEECSHDVHEQEEDDVVHDDQDAKAESEGEAEGMTDVQDVEGEIMSLPFSERFLHTVKPLARHVPAALHDKKDSSSRVFYGNDSFYVLLRLHQALYERILSAKTNSLAAEKKQRSFKDTSPPDLYAKFMSALYNLLDGSADNMKFEDDCRAIIGTQSYVLFTLDKLIYKVVKQVSQSSHVARLSIQLMEYGHEKPELTAISIDPNFSAYLYNDLLSSVSDRKGVQGVFLGRNKRKNGGADEYSATCKAMNGFQVINGLECKISCSSSKVSYVLDTEDFLFRVKKKRRCSCGGTIFGDQVQPSQVHDAKIHRFYRFLARS
- the LOC103975938 gene encoding paired amphipathic helix protein Sin3-like 4 isoform X6, encoding MRFFSPIISIYAVLDFGGPSCLRYKRSWQTHMAPAAAAGSTSKLTTNDALAYLKAVKDIFHDKREKYDEFLEVMKDFKSQRIDTNGVIMRVKELFKGHRDLILGFNTFLPKGYEIKLPEEKKPVEFEEAIVFVNKIKSRFQNDEHVYKSFLDILNMYRRENKPIREVYEEVAALFQNHQDLLEEFTHFLPDASATYAPHLGYPDRSFAHRDERSPVMPLAREDKREKAYTSHANRDLSIDRLDMEHDSQRRHAEKEKDRKEDRDKRYHERDEKELEHDSGDLDNEQCRRKLPSRRVDDPTAEPMHQGGVYTREFNFCEKVKEKLHRDTYQEFLQCLHIYSKEIINRTELKNLVSDILGKYPDLMEGFNEFLAHCENIDGFLKGVINKKFLCNEGHMATPIKIEDRDRERDHEINDREKDLERERNFERERGDKGAAHKAPLISNKEKYNLWKPISELDLSNCQRCSPSYCLLPKNYSIPPASQRTELGESVLNDVWVSVTSGSEDYSFKHMRKNQYEESLFRCEDDRFELDMLLESVNATTKQVEELLEMMQDPVKSENPIHIEDTLTSLNSRCIERLYGDHGLDVMDVLRKNSSLSLPVILTRLKQKQEEWTRCRSDFNKVWAEIYAKNYHKSLDHRSFYFKQQDAKSLSTKALLAEIKEINDKMKKEDDIVLSIAAKNRQPIVPNMEFEYIDLDIHEDLYRIIRYSCGEVCTSLDQVDKVIKFWTTFLEPLMGFQPQNRGAEGMRDVKPNSHSGKSSIAGLVKSNGSPDADGTGATKQSNGGENIQSEQVASCRTKLANGDTTVAGNCFHDVGRASHRVGNLCNNPLQRRVQGSAPKADESSGITVQNVSAEHLSDNTSFVGRAEESHSRTNLETVSGVGGASLQTSHCGTEMLVEPRAYLEVGQTGRSIISVNCGGTAECNKGDGPNEGSTCLNNLKVEREEGELSPNGDTEEDNFAAFEDAAISVAPKGGDNCASTQYQIKPGEVEVSCGEAAGENDADDDDEGEESAQRSTEVSENASEAGEDVSVSESGNGEECSHDVHEQEEDDVVHDDQDAKAESEGEAEGMTDVQDVEGEIMSLPFSERFLHTVKPLARHVPAALHDKKDSSSRVFYGNDSFYVLLRLHQALYERILSAKTNSLAAEKKQRSFKDTSPPDLYAKFMSALYNLLDGSADNMKFEDDCRAIIGTQSYVLFTLDKLIYKVVKQLQAIASDEMDNKILQLYSYEKSRLAGGSFDIVYHENARVLLHDESIYRFECVSQSSHVARLSIQLMEYGHEKPELTAISIDPNFSAYLYNDLLSSVSDRKGVQGVFLGRNKRKNGGADEYSATCKAMNGFQVINGLECKISCSSSKVSYVLDTEDFLFRVKKKRRCSCGGTIFGDQVQPSQVHDAKIHRFYRFLARS
- the LOC103975938 gene encoding paired amphipathic helix protein Sin3-like 3 isoform X5 — its product is MGSQLKWPNVPRADPSWQTHMAPAAAAGSTSKLTTNDALAYLKAVKDIFHDKREKYDEFLEVMKDFKSQRIDTNGVIMRVKELFKGHRDLILGFNTFLPKGYEIKLPEEKKPVEFEEAIVFVNKIKSRFQNDEHVYKSFLDILNMYRRENKPIREVYEEVAALFQNHQDLLEEFTHFLPDASATYAPHLGYPDRSFAHRDERSPVMPLAREDKREKAYTSHANRDLSIDRLDMEHDSQRRHAEKEKDRKEDRDKRYHERDEKELEHDSGDLDNEQCRRKLPSRRVDDPTAEPMHQGGNIAMNSISASQFDDKNALKSVYTREFNFCEKVKEKLHRDTYQEFLQCLHIYSKEIINRTELKNLVSDILGKYPDLMEGFNEFLAHCENIDGFLKGVINKRHMATPIKIEDRDRERDHEINDREKDLERERNFERERGDKGAAHKAPLISNKEKYNLWKPISELDLSNCQRCSPSYCLLPKNYSIPPASQRTELGESVLNDVWVSVTSGSEDYSFKHMRKNQYEESLFRCEDDRFELDMLLESVNATTKQVEELLEMMQDPVKSENPIHIEDTLTSLNSRCIERLYGDHGLDVMDVLRKNSSLSLPVILTRLKQKQEEWTRCRSDFNKVWAEIYAKNYHKSLDHRSFYFKQQDAKSLSTKALLAEIKEINDKMKKEDDIVLSIAAKNRQPIVPNMEFEYIDLDIHEDLYRIIRYSCGEVCTSLDQVDKVIKFWTTFLEPLMGFQPQNRGAEGMRDVKPNSHSGKSSIAGLVKSNGSPDADGTGATKQSNGGENIQSEQVASCRTKLANGDTTVAGNCFHDVGRASHRVGNLCNNPLQRRVQGSAPKADESSGITVQNVSAEHLSDNTSFVGRAEESHSRTNLETVSGVGGASLQTSHCGTEMLVEPRAYLEVGQTGRSIISVNCGGTAECNKGDGPNEGSTCLNNLKVEREEGELSPNGDTEEDNFAAFEDAAISVAPKGGDNCASTQYQIKPGEVEVSCGEAAGENDADDDDEGEESAQRSTEVSENASEAGEDVSVSESGNGEECSHDVHEQEEDDVVHDDQDAKAESEGEAEGMTDVQDVEGEIMSLPFSERFLHTVKPLARHVPAALHDKKDSSSRVFYGNDSFYVLLRLHQALYERILSAKTNSLAAEKKQRSFKDTSPPDLYAKFMSALYNLLDGSADNMKFEDDCRAIIGTQSYVLFTLDKLIYKVVKQLQAIASDEMDNKILQLYSYEKSRLAGGSFDIVYHENARVLLHDESIYRFECVSQSSHVARLSIQLMEYGHEKPELTAISIDPNFSAYLYNDLLSSVSDRKGVQGVFLGRNKRKNGGADEYSATCKAMNGFQVINGLECKISCSSSKVSYVLDTEDFLFRVKKKRRCSCGGTIFGDQVQPSQVHDAKIHRFYRFLARS